From a region of the Bradyrhizobium guangdongense genome:
- a CDS encoding pyridoxal phosphate-dependent aminotransferase, translating into MPSRPMSFLSRSRKAGHDLATVAVIGRRFIDLATDEIVVEPSSSVCEGAMAAVNAEANRYVDLIGLTPLRRAVAEKLSVETRVGWSAEEIVITTGAQQALLYAAVTVLAPGDEVIIIRPWRPILLSQVVLAGAAPVFVDARCPRYIPDISAIRVAVTPQTKAIIINSPNNPTGAVYNRTILQDIGELAIERQIWIISDECYSGLVFTGFRHHESIVMAHPRVRSRTIIVKSFSRELMITGWRLGYFAAPAQLVSAVRKLQSHAIATPNVIAQQAILHHLQASDGSFEEQIYQRLVDARNIGLHILSDLRDVTPSRADGSFCFYLNLSRLLSALRTEGSVRSADDIARVLLEEANVGCVPGDAFGDANGLRLSFGAPPELLEMGLKRIVEALNGLRRGQPGT; encoded by the coding sequence ATGCCGTCGCGCCCGATGTCCTTCCTTTCTAGATCCCGAAAAGCCGGCCACGACTTAGCCACGGTAGCTGTGATTGGGCGCCGGTTCATTGATCTGGCAACCGACGAAATCGTCGTCGAGCCGTCCTCATCAGTGTGCGAAGGAGCGATGGCTGCGGTCAACGCCGAAGCGAACCGCTATGTCGATCTCATTGGGCTTACGCCCCTTCGCAGGGCCGTCGCCGAAAAGCTCTCGGTCGAAACGCGCGTTGGTTGGAGTGCGGAAGAGATCGTAATCACTACGGGCGCGCAGCAAGCGCTGCTCTATGCGGCCGTGACTGTCCTAGCGCCGGGCGACGAGGTTATCATTATTCGCCCCTGGCGGCCGATATTGCTGTCCCAGGTCGTTCTCGCTGGTGCAGCACCAGTGTTCGTTGATGCTCGCTGCCCGAGATATATTCCCGATATCAGTGCAATCCGAGTTGCTGTCACACCGCAGACGAAAGCTATAATAATCAATTCGCCAAATAACCCGACCGGCGCAGTCTACAATCGAACGATACTACAAGATATCGGCGAACTCGCTATCGAACGCCAGATATGGATCATTTCCGATGAGTGCTACTCGGGACTGGTATTCACTGGTTTTCGTCACCACGAGTCGATCGTCATGGCGCACCCCCGGGTACGTTCGCGGACGATCATAGTCAAGTCGTTTTCAAGGGAGTTGATGATAACCGGCTGGCGCTTGGGCTATTTCGCCGCGCCCGCGCAGCTCGTTTCCGCGGTAAGAAAGCTTCAGAGCCATGCAATCGCAACTCCGAATGTAATCGCGCAGCAGGCGATCCTGCACCACCTTCAAGCCAGCGATGGCAGCTTTGAGGAGCAGATCTATCAGCGTCTTGTCGACGCTCGCAACATAGGTCTTCACATCCTTTCTGATCTACGCGATGTAACTCCATCCCGCGCCGATGGTTCGTTCTGTTTTTATCTCAATCTGAGTCGGCTTTTGTCTGCTTTGCGGACTGAAGGCTCAGTGCGATCTGCCGATGACATCGCACGAGTGCTCCTCGAAGAAGCTAATGTAGGATGTGTTCCAGGCGACGCTTTCGGCGACGCGAACGGCCTACGTCTCTCCTTCGGTGCTCCACCGGAGCTATTGGAGATGGGGCTCAAACGCATCGTCGAGGCGCTCAACGGTCTAAGGCGCGGGCAGCCAGGGACCTAA
- a CDS encoding HAD family hydrolase: protein MKPVLVFDWNGTLLDDAHALLQTTNAILNRFGYAPINMETFREHCDLPLSLLYRNLGMSQDEVAAVDRDGSAVFHNTYEPLADRADLREGARRVLELAHREAALSVIVSNHIVAPLRSQLRRLGIHDYINEALAFESRATQYKSMSKGERLRLYMQKYSLDPASTFIIGDMPIEMDIARNLALISISITGGFVSDSRLRAANPDYSINNHHELLPILQRHGFF from the coding sequence ATGAAACCCGTTCTCGTCTTTGATTGGAATGGAACGTTGCTCGATGATGCGCACGCACTGCTTCAAACGACTAATGCTATTCTGAACCGCTTTGGTTACGCGCCGATCAATATGGAGACGTTTCGGGAACATTGCGACCTCCCGCTATCTCTTCTTTATCGCAATCTCGGAATGTCGCAGGACGAGGTTGCGGCCGTGGATCGCGATGGCAGCGCTGTCTTTCACAACACCTATGAACCACTTGCGGATCGCGCCGATCTGCGCGAGGGCGCGCGTAGAGTGCTGGAGCTAGCGCACCGAGAAGCAGCTTTGTCCGTCATCGTGAGCAACCATATCGTTGCCCCCCTTCGGTCCCAATTGAGAAGACTTGGAATCCATGACTACATCAACGAAGCTCTCGCCTTTGAAAGCCGCGCCACTCAATACAAATCGATGAGCAAAGGAGAGCGGCTTCGCCTCTACATGCAGAAGTACAGCCTCGACCCGGCGTCGACGTTTATCATCGGCGATATGCCGATCGAAATGGACATCGCACGCAATCTCGCACTCATAAGCATATCGATCACCGGAGGTTTTGTTTCGGACTCGCGCTTGCGGGCGGCAAATCCTGACTATTCGATTAACAACCATCATGAGCTGTTGCCTATCTTACAAAGGCACGGCTTTTTCTAG
- a CDS encoding NAD(P)-dependent oxidoreductase yields the protein MFSEASSPNAGPSTAKQRIGLVGVGRMGTGMGISLMRHQIELHIKANKNRFGANRFASAGAREHPSIAELAQHVSAVVLSLPSSREVEAVCLGQDGLFVHMSRGGLIIDCTTSYPASTVTLAEQAQEHGLGFVDAPVTRSPEQAEFGLLNAIVGSNETLFPVAEGILAAFCETVLHVGEVGQGHKLKLVYNSMTMGIAAVAAEVCQFAKALDIDLVTLRSLVSRGSTNSGIFQAFAAFLLGEKPDVLAVSIANSAKDINCAVRLAGENVVSVPILAAAANKLNASVASGKGELTLPHLSHS from the coding sequence ATGTTCAGCGAGGCATCATCACCAAACGCAGGTCCTAGCACTGCGAAACAGAGAATAGGTCTTGTCGGCGTCGGGCGAATGGGAACTGGAATGGGTATTAGCCTGATGCGTCATCAAATTGAACTGCATATCAAAGCCAACAAGAATCGTTTCGGTGCGAATCGATTTGCTTCAGCCGGTGCCCGTGAACATCCTTCGATCGCTGAGTTGGCGCAACATGTAAGCGCTGTGGTGTTGTCCCTACCGTCAAGCCGCGAGGTTGAGGCAGTGTGCCTTGGGCAGGATGGGCTTTTTGTCCATATGTCCCGTGGCGGTTTGATAATTGACTGCACGACATCTTATCCTGCTTCGACAGTTACACTGGCGGAGCAGGCTCAAGAACATGGCCTAGGTTTTGTAGATGCCCCAGTAACACGTAGCCCCGAACAAGCTGAGTTCGGCCTTCTCAATGCGATCGTTGGATCGAACGAGACGCTCTTTCCTGTGGCGGAAGGCATTCTTGCTGCATTTTGTGAGACCGTTCTTCATGTCGGAGAAGTCGGACAGGGTCATAAGCTCAAGCTTGTTTACAACAGCATGACTATGGGCATAGCGGCCGTCGCAGCAGAGGTCTGCCAATTCGCAAAGGCTCTTGACATTGATCTTGTAACACTCCGCTCTCTGGTCAGCCGCGGTTCCACTAACAGCGGAATATTCCAAGCCTTCGCTGCCTTTTTGTTGGGCGAAAAACCCGATGTTCTGGCCGTCTCAATTGCCAATTCCGCAAAGGATATTAATTGCGCTGTGCGCCTAGCGGGCGAGAACGTAGTTTCGGTGCCGATCCTAGCTGCGGCTGCGAACAAGTTAAACGCCTCGGTTGCCTCGGGCAAAGGCGAACTGACTCTACCTCATTTGTCTCACTCATAA